A single window of Sphingobacteriales bacterium DNA harbors:
- a CDS encoding DUF1232 domain-containing protein, translating into MKIFKDITVIGAAILAIIYIINPTAGFVEFIPDNFPIIGNLDEAGAVLIIVSAFRYFGVELADLFNSKEKVKKEDRNVIKIEKVK; encoded by the coding sequence ATGAAAATTTTTAAAGACATTACGGTAATTGGAGCTGCTATTTTAGCTATCATTTACATTATTAATCCTACAGCAGGCTTTGTAGAATTTATTCCTGATAATTTTCCGATTATAGGAAATCTAGATGAAGCTGGCGCAGTGCTTATCATTGTATCTGCATTCAGGTACTTTGGTGTAGAACTAGCAGATTTATTTAATTCTAAGGAAAAAGTAAAGAAAGAAGATAGAAATGTTATCAAAATAGAAAAAGTAAAGTAA
- a CDS encoding phosphatase PAP2 family protein — MVRSILFSICFLMLISGFAQQSAPETQMYKYKLGVDIPILSIGIGSGIASYILYKKKTPISLEEINALKPEQVNKFDRSAIYRNSNGAKIASDVFYYSASLAPALLFIDKNVRKDWKYVLPMWAEVYGLTSALTLLTKELADRKRPYVYNQNISAESKISKSSTASFFSGHTSVVAANTFFIAKVYSDYHPDSKFKPLMWTGAALVPAITGLCRYGAGKHFFTDILVGYAVGAAIGVLVPHLHKVRK; from the coding sequence ATGGTACGTTCTATTTTATTTAGTATTTGCTTTTTAATGCTGATTTCTGGCTTTGCACAACAAAGCGCACCAGAAACTCAAATGTATAAATATAAATTAGGTGTAGATATTCCAATTCTAAGTATTGGCATTGGAAGTGGTATTGCATCATATATATTATACAAAAAGAAAACACCTATTAGTCTTGAAGAAATCAATGCTTTGAAACCAGAACAAGTCAATAAATTTGATAGAAGTGCTATTTATAGAAACTCAAATGGAGCAAAAATTGCATCTGATGTATTTTACTATAGTGCAAGTTTAGCACCAGCATTATTATTTATTGATAAAAATGTAAGAAAAGATTGGAAATATGTATTGCCAATGTGGGCAGAAGTGTATGGTCTTACTTCTGCATTAACATTATTAACAAAAGAATTAGCGGATAGGAAAAGACCATATGTCTACAATCAAAACATATCTGCAGAAAGCAAGATAAGTAAAAGTTCAACAGCATCATTCTTTTCAGGACATACAAGTGTAGTTGCTGCCAACACATTTTTTATTGCTAAGGTATATTCTGATTATCATCCAGATTCAAAATTTAAACCATTGATGTGGACTGGAGCTGCATTAGTGCCAGCCATCACTGGATTGTGTAGATATGGTGCCGGAAAACATTTTTTTACTGATATCTTAGTTGGATATGCAGTTGGAGCAGCCATTGGTGTTTTAGTACCACACTTACATAAAGTAAGAAAATAA
- a CDS encoding TAT-variant-translocated molybdopterin oxidoreductase — protein MSNKKYWTSLEELNNTPAYIEKVTNEFNNVEDNVEETGNEHSRRDFLKAMGFSVSIAAVASACQIPVKHAIPYTFDLRNQMPEIVPGVAEYFATSYFDSGEFCSVLVKNREGRPIKVEGNPSSTANGGTNARAQAMLLGLYDVTRLHNPLRKNEKAGWKEFDAEIVEKLDKIKNSNEKVVIVTNTVLSTITKKAIEKFKTTYPNTTVVAYDAISQYAIRKASGGIIPTYQFDKADVIVGFNCDFLGTWMNPVENSSKYVVNRVPSKSNPKMSKHFQFQSTMTITGASADYKYPIKPSEEKQALINLYNKIGGSVAAAKSINKEVDAGVDKVAKELLANKGKSIVVSGTNDAEIQSLINGINASLTNFGTTIDTNNTLNYKQGNDEELKTLVADLKAGAYSGIILLGANPVYDTASGDVFKNALQKATLSVSTADRADESAQYCTYIAPNSHILESWDVVEPKNGQFGFVQPTITTLFDTRQEAASLLTWSGDNSTIDTLVQSEIASIAGTDYASALQKGFVDKTTGVGGSSLSSTISITAPQSSKGLEVIFYEKVGIGDGKLANNPFLQEMPDPISKATWDNYILVPYTFAKEKGIDAMPSDKKVPVAKVTVSGKSFELPVVVQFGQAQNTLAIALGYGREKAGNVGSGVGANVYGVLKDNKYSLDNATFELTGKTYNLGLNQTYHSLMEDVSLPGKPLKYRGMVVKETNLSSYIKDDHAGNEDRADILKHMVTMYPTPKFPGHHWGMSVDMNACTGCGACVVACNIENNVPVVGRRQVFRSQEMHWLRIDRYYNGNPDNPDVSFQPMMCQHCDNAPCENVCPVNATNHSTEGVNQMAYNRCIGTRYCANNCPFKVRRFNWLDYQGNDMFGEFNDGTPGWGGAETKGYMFDSLTRMILNPDVVARTRGVIEKCSFCTQRIQEGKLNAKKENRKLADGEIKTACQTACSTNAIVFGDMNDNDSQVSKIFDSGRNYFLFEEQHFLAHVGYQTKIRNKDEAPQRGFIEQEG, from the coding sequence ATGAGTAATAAAAAATATTGGACTAGCTTAGAGGAATTAAACAATACTCCAGCTTATATAGAAAAAGTGACCAATGAGTTCAATAATGTTGAAGACAATGTGGAAGAAACAGGAAATGAACACAGTAGGAGAGATTTTCTTAAAGCAATGGGCTTTAGTGTTTCTATAGCTGCTGTTGCATCAGCATGTCAAATTCCAGTAAAACATGCAATTCCATATACATTTGATTTAAGAAATCAAATGCCTGAAATAGTTCCAGGTGTTGCAGAGTATTTTGCTACATCATATTTCGATTCAGGTGAATTTTGCAGTGTTTTGGTTAAAAATAGAGAAGGAAGACCTATTAAAGTAGAAGGTAATCCTAGCTCAACAGCAAATGGTGGTACAAATGCAAGAGCTCAAGCAATGTTACTTGGATTGTATGATGTAACTAGATTACACAATCCATTAAGAAAAAATGAGAAAGCTGGGTGGAAAGAATTTGATGCAGAAATTGTTGAGAAATTAGATAAAATTAAAAATAGTAATGAAAAAGTAGTTATAGTTACCAATACAGTATTATCTACAATTACTAAAAAAGCTATTGAAAAATTTAAAACTACATATCCTAATACTACTGTAGTTGCTTACGACGCAATATCTCAATATGCAATTAGAAAAGCATCTGGTGGAATTATTCCAACATATCAATTTGATAAAGCAGATGTAATTGTAGGTTTTAATTGTGATTTCTTAGGTACTTGGATGAACCCAGTTGAAAACTCATCAAAATATGTAGTTAATAGAGTTCCTTCAAAAAGTAATCCTAAAATGTCTAAACATTTCCAGTTCCAATCAACAATGACAATTACTGGAGCAAGTGCAGACTACAAATACCCAATTAAACCTTCTGAAGAAAAACAAGCATTAATTAATCTATATAACAAAATTGGCGGAAGCGTTGCAGCTGCAAAAAGTATTAACAAAGAGGTTGATGCAGGAGTTGATAAAGTTGCCAAAGAATTATTAGCAAATAAAGGAAAAAGTATTGTTGTTTCTGGAACTAATGATGCAGAAATCCAATCATTAATTAATGGAATTAATGCTTCTTTAACTAATTTTGGAACTACAATAGACACAAATAATACCTTAAATTACAAACAAGGTAATGACGAAGAATTAAAAACATTAGTTGCTGATTTAAAAGCAGGTGCTTACTCAGGAATTATACTTCTTGGAGCAAATCCAGTTTACGATACTGCAAGTGGTGATGTATTTAAAAATGCATTACAAAAAGCAACACTTTCTGTTTCAACAGCAGATAGAGCTGATGAATCTGCACAATATTGTACATATATAGCACCAAACTCACATATTCTTGAGTCTTGGGATGTTGTTGAGCCTAAAAATGGTCAATTTGGTTTTGTACAACCAACTATTACAACATTATTTGATACAAGACAAGAAGCAGCTTCTTTATTAACTTGGTCGGGTGATAACTCAACAATAGACACATTAGTACAAAGCGAAATAGCAAGTATAGCAGGTACAGATTATGCATCAGCATTACAAAAAGGTTTTGTAGATAAAACAACAGGTGTTGGTGGTTCATCATTATCATCTACTATTTCAATAACTGCACCACAATCATCAAAAGGATTAGAAGTTATTTTCTATGAGAAAGTGGGAATTGGAGATGGAAAATTAGCAAACAATCCATTCTTACAAGAAATGCCAGACCCAATTTCTAAAGCAACTTGGGATAATTATATTTTAGTACCTTATACTTTTGCAAAAGAAAAAGGTATTGATGCAATGCCTTCAGACAAAAAGGTTCCTGTAGCAAAAGTTACTGTAAGCGGAAAATCATTTGAATTACCTGTGGTTGTTCAATTTGGTCAAGCACAAAATACACTTGCAATAGCACTAGGATATGGAAGAGAGAAAGCAGGAAATGTAGGTTCAGGAGTTGGTGCAAATGTTTATGGAGTATTAAAAGACAACAAATATTCATTAGATAACGCAACTTTTGAATTAACAGGAAAAACATATAATCTAGGTTTAAATCAAACATACCATTCATTAATGGAAGATGTTTCATTACCAGGCAAACCACTAAAATATCGTGGGATGGTAGTGAAAGAAACTAACTTAAGTTCTTATATTAAAGATGATCATGCAGGTAATGAGGATAGAGCAGACATATTAAAACATATGGTTACTATGTATCCTACACCTAAATTCCCAGGACATCACTGGGGAATGTCAGTAGATATGAATGCATGTACTGGATGTGGAGCTTGTGTTGTTGCATGTAATATTGAAAATAACGTACCAGTTGTAGGTAGAAGACAAGTATTCCGTAGTCAAGAAATGCATTGGTTAAGAATTGATAGATACTATAATGGGAATCCAGACAATCCAGATGTTTCTTTCCAACCAATGATGTGTCAACATTGCGATAATGCACCATGTGAAAATGTTTGTCCAGTAAATGCAACAAACCACAGTACAGAAGGTGTTAACCAAATGGCATACAATAGATGTATTGGTACAAGGTATTGTGCAAATAACTGCCCATTCAAAGTAAGAAGATTTAACTGGTTAGACTATCAAGGTAATGATATGTTTGGTGAGTTTAATGATGGTACACCAGGTTGGGGTGGTGCTGAAACTAAAGGTTATATGTTTGATTCTTTAACAAGAATGATACTTAATCCAGATGTAGTAGCAAGAACAAGAGGTGTAATTGAAAAATGTAGCTTCTGTACTCAAAGAATACAAGAAGGAAAATTAAATGCTAAAAAAGAGAACAGAAAATTAGCAGATGGAGAGATAAAAACAGCATGTCAAACAGCTTGTTCTACAAATGCTATTGTTTTTGGAGATATGAATGATAATGATAGCCAAGTATCTAAGATATTTGATTCAGGTAGAAATTATTTCTTATTTGAAGAACAACATTTCTTAGCACACGTTGGATATCAAACAAAAATTAGAAATAAAGACGAAGCTCCTCAAAGAGGATTTATAGAACAAGAAGGATAA
- a CDS encoding VWA domain-containing protein: MKKLYTAFVLLLIMSQGLLAQEKIIPNNHVEGKIYDLQTNLPIANATIVIEFGMDKYTAVTDANGKYNIKTTVRYVDKEYYIKVTHKDYYDLNGVVFVKEYALRNFGLKERIVQIPNTIITDTIKDPAVTLNGFASNNWTILIDISSSMNESEKMDVLKSGFKDIVELFRTEDVITILLFSTKIIEILPATSGSEKQKIILAFDKIKFGGTTQGALAVEHAFTSASKNYIENGNNRILIFTDGMFTSGKSEYGKISKTIASYSNKNIKTSIFLLGNPTPYVIKNQENLAKEGKGSFAVLKDINMAKQYMLDEAKKVKQ, from the coding sequence ATGAAAAAATTATACACTGCTTTTGTATTATTATTGATAATGAGTCAAGGTTTGTTGGCTCAAGAAAAGATTATTCCAAACAATCATGTGGAAGGTAAAATTTATGATTTGCAAACAAATCTTCCAATTGCTAATGCAACTATAGTGATAGAATTTGGTATGGATAAATATACTGCTGTAACTGATGCTAATGGAAAGTATAATATTAAAACAACAGTACGATATGTTGATAAAGAATATTACATTAAAGTTACACATAAAGATTACTATGACTTAAATGGTGTCGTTTTTGTAAAAGAATATGCGCTTAGAAATTTTGGTCTAAAAGAACGAATAGTACAAATACCTAATACTATTATTACTGATACAATTAAAGACCCAGCAGTTACACTAAATGGTTTTGCAAGCAACAATTGGACAATATTAATTGATATTTCATCATCTATGAATGAATCAGAAAAAATGGATGTCTTAAAATCTGGATTTAAAGATATTGTCGAATTATTTAGAACTGAAGATGTAATAACAATACTTTTATTTTCTACAAAAATTATAGAAATTCTTCCAGCAACTTCTGGCTCAGAAAAACAAAAAATAATTCTAGCATTTGACAAAATAAAATTTGGTGGAACTACACAAGGTGCTTTGGCAGTAGAACATGCTTTTACATCAGCATCAAAAAATTATATTGAAAATGGAAATAATAGAATCCTAATTTTTACTGATGGAATGTTCACATCAGGCAAAAGTGAGTATGGAAAAATTTCTAAAACGATTGCATCTTATTCAAATAAAAATATAAAAACATCGATATTCTTGTTAGGCAATCCAACTCCTTATGTTATAAAAAATCAAGAAAATTTAGCAAAGGAAGGCAAAGGAAGTTTTGCTGTGTTGAAAGACATTAATATGGCAAAACAATATATGCTTGATGAAGCTAAAAAAGTAAAACAATAA
- the nrfD gene encoding polysulfide reductase NrfD, with product MASHFESPLREPLITGNKTYKDITTDIVRSTTGQLQPRWIFWTTVSAIVATFGIFCIAWEVVFGIGSWGANKTVGWAWDITNFVWWIGIGHAGTLISAILLLFRQKWRTGVNRAAEAMTIFAVVCAGLFPVFHMGRVWDAMFIFPYPNTRGPLWVNFTSPLLWDVFAISTYFTVSLLFWYTGLVPDFATIRDRSKTKGRWNFYNLLSFGWVGSVKHWERWESLSLILAGLSTPLVLSVHTIVSFDFATSVIPGWHTTILPPYFVAGAIFSGFAMVLTLMIIARYIMKLEDYITLAHIESMNKILLLTGTMVGIAYLTELFTAWYSSNQYEQFQFATRAFGSTYAWAYWTMMFCNLVSPQVFWFRKFRRSIKVTFVMSILVNIGMWFERFVIIVISLHRDYLPSSWLYYSPTWIEMGIYIGTMGIFMTLFLMFCRFFPVVAIAEIKSILKISGNQYRKGQLEEVKEQEVYKQVNEQELLEYK from the coding sequence ATGGCAAGTCATTTTGAATCACCACTTAGAGAACCATTAATTACAGGTAATAAGACTTATAAAGATATTACCACAGATATAGTTCGTTCAACAACAGGTCAATTGCAACCAAGATGGATATTTTGGACTACAGTTTCTGCAATCGTCGCTACATTCGGCATATTTTGTATTGCATGGGAAGTAGTTTTTGGTATAGGTTCTTGGGGTGCAAATAAAACAGTAGGTTGGGCATGGGATATCACAAACTTCGTTTGGTGGATTGGTATTGGTCACGCAGGTACACTAATCTCTGCTATCTTATTATTATTTCGTCAAAAATGGCGTACAGGTGTGAATAGAGCTGCAGAAGCGATGACAATATTTGCCGTAGTTTGTGCTGGTTTATTCCCAGTATTTCACATGGGTAGAGTTTGGGATGCAATGTTTATCTTCCCATATCCAAATACAAGAGGACCACTTTGGGTAAACTTCACTTCTCCATTATTATGGGACGTATTTGCAATCTCTACTTATTTCACAGTTTCATTATTATTCTGGTATACTGGTTTAGTTCCAGATTTCGCAACAATAAGAGACCGTTCAAAAACAAAAGGAAGATGGAATTTCTATAATTTATTAAGTTTTGGATGGGTAGGTAGTGTAAAACATTGGGAAAGATGGGAATCACTTTCATTAATCTTAGCTGGTTTATCTACTCCATTAGTATTATCAGTACATACAATCGTATCTTTTGACTTCGCAACTTCAGTAATTCCAGGATGGCATACAACAATTTTGCCTCCATATTTCGTTGCAGGTGCTATCTTCTCTGGCTTCGCAATGGTATTAACATTGATGATTATTGCTAGATATATCATGAAATTAGAAGATTATATCACTTTAGCACATATAGAATCAATGAATAAAATATTATTGCTTACAGGTACAATGGTAGGTATTGCATATCTAACAGAGTTATTTACAGCATGGTATTCTTCTAATCAATATGAGCAATTCCAATTTGCAACAAGAGCGTTCGGTTCTACATATGCATGGGCATATTGGACAATGATGTTCTGTAACCTAGTTTCTCCACAAGTATTCTGGTTTAGAAAATTCAGAAGAAGTATTAAAGTTACATTTGTTATGTCAATACTAGTAAACATAGGTATGTGGTTTGAACGATTTGTGATTATAGTTATATCATTACATAGAGATTATTTACCATCAAGTTGGTTGTATTATTCTCCAACATGGATAGAAATGGGAATTTACATTGGTACAATGGGTATATTTATGACATTATTCTTAATGTTCTGTAGATTCTTCCCAGTTGTTGCTATTGCAGAAATAAAATCTATACTTAAAATCTCAGGGAATCAATATAGAAAAGGACAACTTGAAGAGGTAAAAGAACAAGAAGTATATAAACAAGTTAATGAACAAGAATTGTTAGAATATAAATAA
- a CDS encoding DUF3341 domain-containing protein yields MSDTKKYLVGMFDDDDVLLHAIKNIRKQGYKITDCFTPFPVHGIEHAMDVEPTRLHTAGFFFGATGLTVALSMITFVNYFNYPTIFGGKPYWGLMAYVPIIFEHTVLFAAIGMVVSFYYLCKLYPGKKPTIIDERTTDHMFALTFEIDGSQDTNAISDLLKNEGAVEVYQKEI; encoded by the coding sequence ATGAGCGATACAAAAAAATATTTAGTTGGTATGTTTGATGATGATGATGTATTATTACATGCAATCAAAAACATACGAAAACAAGGGTACAAGATTACCGATTGTTTTACGCCATTCCCAGTACATGGTATAGAGCACGCAATGGATGTAGAACCGACAAGGCTACATACTGCTGGATTTTTCTTTGGAGCAACAGGTCTGACAGTAGCACTTTCTATGATTACATTTGTGAATTATTTTAACTATCCAACAATATTTGGTGGTAAACCATATTGGGGTTTAATGGCTTACGTTCCAATTATATTTGAACATACAGTATTATTTGCAGCAATAGGCATGGTAGTGTCATTTTATTACCTATGTAAGTTATATCCAGGTAAAAAGCCAACAATTATAGATGAAAGAACGACAGATCATATGTTTGCACTTACTTTCGAAATAGATGGCTCACAAGATACAAATGCTATTTCTGATTTATTAAAAAACGAAGGTGCTGTTGAAGTATATCAAAAAGAAATATAA
- the rsmG gene encoding 16S rRNA (guanine(527)-N(7))-methyltransferase RsmG, whose protein sequence is MDIIHKYFPQLTKQQFEHFVQLKELYFDWNQKINVISRKDMDNFYERHVLHSLSIANIFSFSASDIILDIGTGGGFPGIPLAILFSDTEFHLIDSIGKKITVVDAVAKSLKLGNIITQCARAENYKLDYTYIVTRAVAPSEKLIDWAGRRLKNSNGIIALKGGDLKDELDAIDINYKTYDLSSYFEESFFDTKKIVHLYY, encoded by the coding sequence TTGGACATTATCCATAAATATTTCCCACAATTAACGAAACAACAATTTGAACATTTTGTTCAATTAAAAGAATTATATTTTGACTGGAATCAGAAAATAAATGTGATATCTAGGAAAGATATGGACAATTTCTACGAAAGGCATGTGCTACACAGTTTGAGTATTGCAAATATCTTCAGTTTTTCTGCATCAGATATAATTTTAGATATTGGAACTGGTGGTGGATTTCCTGGAATACCATTGGCAATACTTTTTTCTGATACTGAATTTCATTTAATTGACTCTATTGGGAAAAAAATTACTGTAGTTGATGCTGTTGCAAAATCTTTGAAGTTGGGAAATATAATTACACAATGTGCTAGAGCCGAAAATTATAAATTAGACTACACATACATTGTAACTCGTGCAGTTGCTCCTTCTGAAAAATTAATTGATTGGGCAGGAAGAAGATTAAAAAACAGCAATGGAATTATTGCATTAAAAGGTGGAGATTTGAAAGATGAATTAGATGCAATTGATATAAACTATAAAACTTATGACTTAAGTTCCTATTTTGAAGAATCATTTTTTGATACAAAAAAGATAGTGCATCTATACTACTAA
- a CDS encoding metal-dependent hydrolase: MDSVTQFILGASVGEVCLGKKLGNKALLIGGIAGTIPDLDVFTQWFVQSPDILLRVHRSYSHAAFIQLFMAIPFVFLSYKIFKKEISVLRLYVFWYLAFLTHTLLDCCTTYGTQLLLPFSNKLVAFNNVAVVDIFYTLIFLVLLLICLFFKRDDKRRIRFAYASIIISSIYLLMTFYNKHKAFTFFEQQLKTRNINYTNLSVSPTLFSNFLWNMIAYDDTTMYLAEYSLLQKNDSIDIISYKRNTNLLANIKNTECVKTLLWFSDGKYIVEAKENDTLQFYVTKWGRTDITKTSTQGALPFYYKLYTENGAITFKHIKPDSKDIDRKKMFNMFVDRILQ, translated from the coding sequence ATGGATTCAGTTACACAGTTTATTCTAGGTGCAAGTGTTGGAGAAGTATGTCTTGGTAAAAAACTTGGCAACAAAGCACTTTTAATTGGTGGCATTGCAGGCACAATTCCAGATTTAGATGTATTTACACAATGGTTTGTACAATCGCCAGATATATTATTAAGAGTGCATAGAAGTTATAGCCATGCAGCATTTATACAATTGTTTATGGCTATTCCATTTGTATTTTTATCCTATAAAATCTTTAAAAAAGAAATTAGTGTACTTAGGCTTTATGTATTTTGGTATCTAGCATTTTTAACACACACACTGTTAGACTGTTGCACAACATATGGTACACAGTTACTCTTGCCTTTTTCGAATAAATTAGTTGCATTCAATAATGTTGCTGTTGTTGATATATTTTACACATTAATATTTTTAGTTTTATTATTAATATGTTTATTCTTCAAAAGAGATGATAAAAGAAGAATACGATTTGCTTATGCTTCAATTATAATTAGTAGCATCTATTTATTAATGACATTCTACAACAAGCATAAAGCATTTACATTTTTTGAGCAGCAACTAAAAACTAGAAATATTAACTATACTAACTTAAGCGTTTCTCCTACTCTATTTAGTAATTTTTTATGGAACATGATAGCCTATGATGATACTACAATGTATTTGGCAGAATATTCATTACTACAAAAAAATGATAGCATAGATATTATTTCTTACAAAAGGAATACTAATTTATTGGCTAACATAAAAAATACTGAATGTGTGAAAACATTATTGTGGTTTAGTGATGGTAAATATATTGTAGAAGCAAAAGAAAATGACACACTGCAATTTTATGTTACAAAATGGGGACGAACAGATATCACAAAAACAAGCACACAAGGTGCATTGCCATTTTACTATAAATTATATACAGAAAATGGTGCCATTACTTTTAAGCACATCAAGCCAGACAGCAAAGATATTGATAGAAAAAAGATGTTCAATATGTTTGTTGATAGAATTTTACAATAA
- a CDS encoding c-type cytochrome produces MLKNNIQKIYSFVVLIALFFSVNISLKAAVTVPDLKADDAAMMEKAKEGMDVFKANCTACHAVDRKVIGPALADVWSRWDTEENLIAWVKNSQSLIKSGHPYANKIFNDNAKSVMQAFPTLSDDQIKNIFIYVKGKQAGIDPGAPAGGAATTATGDTAGTTETKSNSNVILIGLFVLLLVLAVVLFNITNKLNRVVSESKGETVSETSFKPAIKKLTSIAIIIVVILLIFNIAKGAIDLGRSQGYAPEQPIRFSHALHVGQNKIECQYCHTGVEKSKHASIPGTQICMNCHKYVQEGPKYGKDEIKKIYAYSGWDPDEGKFVRAPKNIEWVKIHNLPDHVYFNHSQHVKVGKIECQTCHGKIEEMEVVEQFAPLSMGWCINCHRETKVQFADNNYYSVFEKYHDEIKKGKRADVTVEDIGGTECQKCHY; encoded by the coding sequence ATGCTTAAAAATAATATTCAAAAAATTTACAGCTTTGTAGTATTAATTGCATTATTCTTTTCTGTAAATATTAGCTTAAAAGCTGCTGTAACAGTGCCAGACCTTAAAGCTGATGATGCAGCTATGATGGAGAAAGCAAAGGAAGGAATGGATGTATTTAAAGCTAACTGTACAGCTTGCCACGCAGTAGATAGAAAAGTGATTGGTCCAGCATTAGCTGATGTTTGGAGCAGATGGGATACCGAAGAAAACTTAATTGCTTGGGTAAAAAACTCACAATCATTAATCAAATCTGGACATCCTTATGCAAATAAGATATTTAATGACAATGCTAAGAGCGTAATGCAAGCTTTCCCAACTTTATCTGATGACCAGATAAAAAATATATTTATTTATGTTAAAGGAAAACAAGCAGGTATAGATCCAGGCGCACCAGCTGGCGGAGCAGCAACTACAGCAACAGGCGATACTGCAGGAACAACAGAAACAAAATCAAACTCAAATGTAATATTAATAGGATTATTTGTATTACTACTAGTATTAGCAGTTGTATTGTTCAATATAACAAATAAACTTAATAGAGTTGTAAGTGAATCAAAAGGTGAAACAGTATCAGAAACTTCTTTCAAACCAGCAATCAAAAAATTAACTTCAATTGCTATCATAATAGTAGTAATCTTATTGATTTTTAATATTGCAAAAGGTGCTATTGATTTAGGTCGTTCTCAAGGATACGCACCAGAACAACCAATTAGGTTCTCACATGCACTTCACGTTGGCCAAAATAAAATTGAATGTCAATATTGCCACACAGGAGTTGAAAAAAGTAAACATGCAAGTATTCCAGGAACACAAATATGTATGAACTGTCATAAATATGTTCAAGAAGGACCAAAATACGGAAAAGATGAAATTAAGAAAATATATGCATATTCAGGTTGGGATCCAGATGAAGGTAAATTTGTGAGAGCACCTAAAAATATAGAATGGGTAAAAATTCACAACCTACCTGACCACGTATATTTTAACCATTCTCAACACGTGAAAGTAGGTAAAATTGAATGTCAAACTTGCCATGGAAAGATTGAAGAAATGGAAGTTGTAGAACAATTTGCGCCATTATCAATGGGATGGTGTATCAATTGCCACAGAGAAACAAAAGTACAATTCGCTGATAATAACTATTATTCAGTATTTGAAAAATATCACGATGAGATTAAAAAAGGCAAACGTGCAGATGTAACTGTAGAAGATATAGGTGGAACTGAATGCCAAAAATGTCATTATTAA